The following are from one region of the Arachis duranensis cultivar V14167 chromosome 10, aradu.V14167.gnm2.J7QH, whole genome shotgun sequence genome:
- the LOC107468804 gene encoding pathogenesis-related thaumatin-like protein 3.5, producing the protein MANPYTAVLKLTFIFLVIASAPELGGSSKSVTIVNYCKETVWPGITPSENFSGDGFTLKPGQSAVYTAPAGWSGRIWARTGCDFDKNGNGDCQTGGCGGNINCTGPGTPPSTIAEFTLGDGKPDFYDVSLVDGFNLPIAVKAVNGSGNCSTAGCDGDLRNNCPSQLTVKKNDKVIACRSACDVFNTDEYCCRGIYEDPAMCSSSNYSKIFKQVCPVAYSFARDDPTSVMTCTGADFIVTFCGSRNQTVCSYHGKQLLCNGSNSKGFKTKPDWWWVFLLLVAYVSKLCLC; encoded by the exons ATGGCTAATCCTTACACTGCAGTTCTCAAACTCACTTTCATCTTCCTTGTCATTGCATCCG CACCAGAACTTGGTGGAAGCAGTAAATCAGTGACCATAGTGAATTACTGCAAGGAAACAGTATGGCCAGGGATTACACCAAGTGAGAACTTTAGTGGTGATGGCTTCACACTGAAACCAGGGCAATCAGCAGTGTACACCGCACCGGCCGGATGGAGTGGCAGGATATGGGCAAGAACAGGATGTGATTTCGACAAGAACGGCAATGGTGATTGCCAAACAGGTGGCTGTGGTGGCAATATAAACTGCACCGGCCCAGGAACCCCACCTTCCACCATAGCAGAGTTCACACTCGGTGATGGTAAACCTGATTTCTATGATGTTAgccttgttgatggcttcaaCTTGCCCATTGCAGTGAAAGCTGTGAATGGCTCTGGGAATTGCAGCACTGCTGGCTGCGACGGCGACTTGAGGAATAACTGTCCTTCGCAGCTGACGGTGAAGAAAAACGACAAAGTCATTGCTTGTAGGAGCGCCTGTGATGTCTTCAACACTGATGAGTATTGCTGCAGAGGCATATATGAGGACCCTGCTATGTGTTCTTCTTCAAACTACTCCAAGATTTTCAAACAAGTGTGCCCTGTAGCTTATAGTTTTGCACGTGATGACCCAACCAGTGTTATGACATGCACTGGAGCAGATTTCATTGTCACATTCTGTGGATCAAG GAATCAAACCGTGTGTTCTTATCATGGCAAGCAGCTTTTATGCAATGGCTCAAATTCAAAAGGCTTTAAGACAAAACCAGATTGGTGGTGGGTCTTCTTGCTCTTAGTGGCATATGTGTCCAAGTTATGCTTATGTTAG
- the LOC107468803 gene encoding uncharacterized protein LOC107468803 isoform X4, whose product MNGLTGKKMQKIFEALVPEPVCGDARNLVEYCCFRFLSRDGADIHPSLKDPAFQRLIFITMLAWENPYTNDLSNNSEKASLQSKLVTEEAFVRIAPAVSGVVDRPVVHNLFKALAKDQSGISLSSWLTYINEFIRVREGKRSYQIPEFPQILGERILCIGSNSKQPVLKWEGNMAWPGKLTLTDKAIYFEAVGLLGEKRAMRMDLTHQGLKVEKAKVGPLGSALFDSAVSISSVSESNSWILEFIDLGGEMRRDVWHALISEIIALHKFTHEYGPDDSDESLFHVYGAHKGKERATTSAINGIARLQALQYMRKLLDDPIKLVQFSYLRNAPHSDLVLQTLAVNYWGGPLVTGFVNTRNQPETQSSEEMSDGSNSINHVFDIDGSVYLRKWMKSPSWASSNSINFWKNTSTKGLILSKNLVVADMSLIERAAEISKQKYRVEEKTQATIDAATLQGIPSNVDLFKELFFPFTLTVRNFEKLRRWEEPPLTVAFLSLTYTIIFRNLLSYVFPMMLMILAVGMLTIRGLKEQGRLGRSFGKVTIRDQPPSNTIQKIIAVKDAMRDVENFLQQVNVALLKIRSVFLSGHPQITTEVALVLLASATALLVVPFKYILSFLLFDLFTRELEFRREMVRKFMKFLRERWNAVPAAPVSVLPYENEESRSQIYLKESNDQSKSQENNISGKSSR is encoded by the exons ATGAATGGATTGACTGGGAAGAAGATGCAGAAAATTTTTGAAGCACTTGTCCCGGAACCTGTATGTGGTGATGCCCGTAATTTGGTTGAATACTGCTGCTTTAGATTCTTGTCAAGAGATGGTGCTGATATTCATCCTTCCCTTAAG GATCCTGCATTTCAAAGGCTGATATTCATAACCATGCTTGCTTGGGAAAATCCTTACACCAATGACCTTTCCAACAACTCAGAGAAGGCTTCCTTACAG AGTAAACTTGTCACTGAAGAAGCTTTTGTTCGTATTGCTCCTGCAGTCTCTGGTGTGGTTGATCGACCTGTAGTGCATAATCTTTTTAAGGCTCTTGCTAAAGATCAATCTGGAATTTCTTTGAGCTCATGGCTGACTTACATTAATGAATTTATCAG AGTGCGTGAAGGAAAGAGGTCATATCAGATTCCAGAGTTCCCTCAAATTTTAGGGGAGAGAATTTTATGCATTGGTTCCAACAGTAAGCAGCCTGTTCTGAAATGGGAGGGTAATATGGCATGGCCAGGCAAACTTACTCTTACTGATAAAGCAATATATTTTGAG GCAGTTGGCTTATTGGGAGAGAAGAGAGCCATGAGAATGGATCTTACACATCAAGGATTAAAGGTAGAGAAGGCAAAGGTTGGGCCTTTAGGGTCTGCACTTTTTGACTCTGCTGTTTCCATTTCTTCTGTCTCAGA GTCCAATAGCTGGATACTGGAATTCATTGACTTGGGAGGTGAAATGAGGAGAGATGTTTGGCATGCTTTGATAAGTGAAATTATAGCGTTACACAAGTTCACACATGAATATGGACCTGATGATTCTGACGAGTCATTGTTTCACGTATACGGGGCTCACAAGGGAAAGGAAAGAGCAACAACCAGTGCCATTAATGGTATAGCTAGACTCCAGGCGCTTCAATACATGAGGAAGTTGCTTGACGATCCCATCAAGCTTGTTCAGTTTTCTTATTTACGGAATGCTCCACATAGTGACCTCGTCCTTCAGACTTTAGCTGTTAACTATTGGGGAGGCCCACTGGTTACAGGATTTGTGAATACCCGCAATCAGCCAGAGACTCAATCCTCTGAAGAAATGTCTGATGGCAGCAATAGCATCAACCATGTTTTTGACATAGATGGAAGTGTCTACTTGCGGAAGTGGATGAAATCTCCATCTTGGGCATCTAGCAATTCCATTAATTTCTGGAAGAATACTTCAACCAAAGGCTTAATATTAAGTAAGAATCTTGTTGTGGCTGATATGTCGCTTATAGAAAGAGCAGCAGAAATAAGTAAACAGAAATACCGGGTTGAGGAGAAAACTCAAGCCACCATTGATGCTGCAACTCTACAAGGAATACCCAGCAATGTTGATCTCTTTAAG GAGCTATTTTTCCCCTTCACTCTAACTGTCAGAAACTTTGAAAAGCTCAGGCGCTGGGAGGAGCCACCGTTGACAGTTGCATTTCTCTCTCTTACCTATACAATCATCTTTAG AAACTTGCTGTCATATGTGTTCCCCATGATGCTGATGATTTTGGCAGTTGGAATGTTGACAATTAGGGGCCTTAAGGAGCAAGGTCGCCTTGGACGATCGTTCGGTAAAGTAACAATACGTGATCAGCCACCTTCCAATACAATACAGAAGATTATTGCTGTAAAAGATGCGATGCGTGATGTTGAAAATTTCTTACAGCaagtgaatgttgcacttctcAAAATACGTTCTGTTTTCCTCTCTGGCCATCCACAG ATAACCACTGAGGTTGCACTAGTCCTGTTAGCTTCTGCAACTGCTCTTCTTGTTGTGCCATTCAAGTACatcctttcctttcttctctttGACTTGTTCACGCGGGAGCTTGAGTTTCGGAGAGAAATGGTTAGGAAATTCATGAAGTTTTTAAGGGAGCGTTGGAATGCAGTGCCGGCTGCCCCAGTATCGGTTTTACCATATGAAAATGAAGAATCAAGATCACAGATTTACTTAAAGGAGAGCAATGACCAATCAAAATCACAAGAAAATAATATCAGTGGTAAGTCCAGTAGATAG
- the LOC107468792 gene encoding elongation of fatty acids protein 3-like: MSNILAALEYWLVNHPTIKNFTWTPGKTMASTPQFLCFTILSYLSSIFIFPQMKSLPSIPQSFLRPISAVHNTSLLLLSFVMALGCLLSTISHAPHVHWVICFPPQTKPTGPIFFWAYIFYLSKILEFMDTLLIILSNSIQRLSFLHVYHHSNVVIMCYIWLQTSQTLFPAVLFTNASVHVLMYAYYLSCALGVRPKWKKLVTNIQIMQFYSSFVVLSLMLYYHFTGSGCSGVWGWTFNVVFYSSLLVLFVDFHKKNYGSTANSQKKFTLNNVKHDYSKDLFCAYHIS, from the coding sequence atgagtaaCATATTGGCAGCATTAGAGTACTGGTTAGTGAACCACCCTACAATCAAGAACTTCACATGGACGCCAGGGAAAACCATGGCCTCAACTCCACAGTTTCTGTGCTTCACAATCCTCTCCTACCTGTCCTCCATCTTCATCTTCCCTCAGATGAAATCCCTGCCGTCCATCCCCCAATCATTCCTGAGGCCAATCTCAGCCGTCCACAACACatccctcctcctcctctccttCGTAATGGCCCTTGGCTGCCTCCTCTCCACCATCTCCCATGCACCTCACGTCCACTGGGTCATCTGCTTCCCACCGCAAACCAAGCCCACTGGGCCCATCTTCTTTTGGGCCTACATCTTCTACCTCTCCAAGATCCTTGAGTTCATGGACACACTCCTCATCATCCTCAGCAACTCCATCCAACGGCTCTCGTTTCTCCACGTGTACCACCACTCCAACGTGGTCATCATGTGCTACATATGGTTGCAAACCTCGCAAACACTCTTCCCGGCGGTGCTCTTTACCAACGCCTCCGTGCATGTGCTAATGTACGCCTACTACTTATCGTGCGCGCTAGGAGTGAGACCTAAGTGGAAGAAGCTTGTGACGAATATCCAGATCATGCAGTTCTACTCCAGCTTCGTTGTTCTGAGTTTGATGCTTTACTACCACTTCACGGGTTCAGGGTGCTCTGGTGTTTGGGGTTGGACCTTCAATGTCGTTTTCTATTCCTCTCTTTTGGTCTTGTTCGTTGACTTTCACAAAAAGAATTATGGTAGTACTGCAAACTCCCAGAAAAAGTTTACTCTCAACAACGTTAAGCATGATTATTCCAAGGACTTATTTTGTGCTTATCACATCTCATGA
- the LOC107468803 gene encoding uncharacterized protein LOC107468803 isoform X1 — protein MGPKLPLTYFRITPTYLVFSSRKDFHGYHKYSPRIFSEQKFPFKFSPQSLGDKLKLSDITPNSIQERLNGLLSRTQNFLNEVASPLAKPGQNRKPSHENELGFQVMEDILMVEETIERKTRYGVLSLAAVICIEQFSRMNGLTGKKMQKIFEALVPEPVCGDARNLVEYCCFRFLSRDVSRVSTDTKTEICQDPAFQRLIFITMLAWENPYTNDLSNNSEKASLQSKLVTEEAFVRIAPAVSGVVDRPVVHNLFKALAKDQSGISLSSWLTYINEFIRVREGKRSYQIPEFPQILGERILCIGSNSKQPVLKWEGNMAWPGKLTLTDKAIYFEAVGLLGEKRAMRMDLTHQGLKVEKAKVGPLGSALFDSAVSISSVSESNSWILEFIDLGGEMRRDVWHALISEIIALHKFTHEYGPDDSDESLFHVYGAHKGKERATTSAINGIARLQALQYMRKLLDDPIKLVQFSYLRNAPHSDLVLQTLAVNYWGGPLVTGFVNTRNQPETQSSEEMSDGSNSINHVFDIDGSVYLRKWMKSPSWASSNSINFWKNTSTKGLILSKNLVVADMSLIERAAEISKQKYRVEEKTQATIDAATLQGIPSNVDLFKELFFPFTLTVRNFEKLRRWEEPPLTVAFLSLTYTIIFRNLLSYVFPMMLMILAVGMLTIRGLKEQGRLGRSFGKVTIRDQPPSNTIQKIIAVKDAMRDVENFLQQVNVALLKIRSVFLSGHPQITTEVALVLLASATALLVVPFKYILSFLLFDLFTRELEFRREMVRKFMKFLRERWNAVPAAPVSVLPYENEESRSQIYLKESNDQSKSQENNISGKSSR, from the exons ATGGGGCCAAAGCTTCCATTGACCTACTTCAGAATAACACCCACGTATCTTGTTTTTTCATCCCGCAAAGATTTCCATGGATACCATAAGTATTCCCCAAGAATATTTTCAGAGCAGAAATTTCCCTTCAAGTTCTCGCCCCAGTCGTTGGGGGATAAACTCAAGCTCAGTGACATAACTCCCA ATTCTATACAAGAGAGGTTGAATGGATTGCTATCAAGGACCCAGAATTTCTTAAATGAAGTGGCTTCTCCCCTTGCAAAGCCTGGTCAAAATAGGAAGCCTTCTCATGAAAATGAACTCGGGTTTCAAGTAATGGAAGACATATTAATGGTAGAGGAGACAATAGAACGCAAAACGCGATATGGGGTTCTATCTCTAGCTGCTGTTATATGTATTGAGCAATTCAGCAG GATGAATGGATTGACTGGGAAGAAGATGCAGAAAATTTTTGAAGCACTTGTCCCGGAACCTGTATGTGGTGATGCCCGTAATTTGGTTGAATACTGCTGCTTTAGATTCTTGTCAAGAGATG TATCTCGGGTTAGCACCGACACGAAGACAGAAATTTGTCAG GATCCTGCATTTCAAAGGCTGATATTCATAACCATGCTTGCTTGGGAAAATCCTTACACCAATGACCTTTCCAACAACTCAGAGAAGGCTTCCTTACAG AGTAAACTTGTCACTGAAGAAGCTTTTGTTCGTATTGCTCCTGCAGTCTCTGGTGTGGTTGATCGACCTGTAGTGCATAATCTTTTTAAGGCTCTTGCTAAAGATCAATCTGGAATTTCTTTGAGCTCATGGCTGACTTACATTAATGAATTTATCAG AGTGCGTGAAGGAAAGAGGTCATATCAGATTCCAGAGTTCCCTCAAATTTTAGGGGAGAGAATTTTATGCATTGGTTCCAACAGTAAGCAGCCTGTTCTGAAATGGGAGGGTAATATGGCATGGCCAGGCAAACTTACTCTTACTGATAAAGCAATATATTTTGAG GCAGTTGGCTTATTGGGAGAGAAGAGAGCCATGAGAATGGATCTTACACATCAAGGATTAAAGGTAGAGAAGGCAAAGGTTGGGCCTTTAGGGTCTGCACTTTTTGACTCTGCTGTTTCCATTTCTTCTGTCTCAGA GTCCAATAGCTGGATACTGGAATTCATTGACTTGGGAGGTGAAATGAGGAGAGATGTTTGGCATGCTTTGATAAGTGAAATTATAGCGTTACACAAGTTCACACATGAATATGGACCTGATGATTCTGACGAGTCATTGTTTCACGTATACGGGGCTCACAAGGGAAAGGAAAGAGCAACAACCAGTGCCATTAATGGTATAGCTAGACTCCAGGCGCTTCAATACATGAGGAAGTTGCTTGACGATCCCATCAAGCTTGTTCAGTTTTCTTATTTACGGAATGCTCCACATAGTGACCTCGTCCTTCAGACTTTAGCTGTTAACTATTGGGGAGGCCCACTGGTTACAGGATTTGTGAATACCCGCAATCAGCCAGAGACTCAATCCTCTGAAGAAATGTCTGATGGCAGCAATAGCATCAACCATGTTTTTGACATAGATGGAAGTGTCTACTTGCGGAAGTGGATGAAATCTCCATCTTGGGCATCTAGCAATTCCATTAATTTCTGGAAGAATACTTCAACCAAAGGCTTAATATTAAGTAAGAATCTTGTTGTGGCTGATATGTCGCTTATAGAAAGAGCAGCAGAAATAAGTAAACAGAAATACCGGGTTGAGGAGAAAACTCAAGCCACCATTGATGCTGCAACTCTACAAGGAATACCCAGCAATGTTGATCTCTTTAAG GAGCTATTTTTCCCCTTCACTCTAACTGTCAGAAACTTTGAAAAGCTCAGGCGCTGGGAGGAGCCACCGTTGACAGTTGCATTTCTCTCTCTTACCTATACAATCATCTTTAG AAACTTGCTGTCATATGTGTTCCCCATGATGCTGATGATTTTGGCAGTTGGAATGTTGACAATTAGGGGCCTTAAGGAGCAAGGTCGCCTTGGACGATCGTTCGGTAAAGTAACAATACGTGATCAGCCACCTTCCAATACAATACAGAAGATTATTGCTGTAAAAGATGCGATGCGTGATGTTGAAAATTTCTTACAGCaagtgaatgttgcacttctcAAAATACGTTCTGTTTTCCTCTCTGGCCATCCACAG ATAACCACTGAGGTTGCACTAGTCCTGTTAGCTTCTGCAACTGCTCTTCTTGTTGTGCCATTCAAGTACatcctttcctttcttctctttGACTTGTTCACGCGGGAGCTTGAGTTTCGGAGAGAAATGGTTAGGAAATTCATGAAGTTTTTAAGGGAGCGTTGGAATGCAGTGCCGGCTGCCCCAGTATCGGTTTTACCATATGAAAATGAAGAATCAAGATCACAGATTTACTTAAAGGAGAGCAATGACCAATCAAAATCACAAGAAAATAATATCAGTGGTAAGTCCAGTAGATAG
- the LOC107468803 gene encoding uncharacterized protein LOC107468803 isoform X3, which produces MNGLTGKKMQKIFEALVPEPVCGDARNLVEYCCFRFLSRDVSRVSTDTKTEICQDPAFQRLIFITMLAWENPYTNDLSNNSEKASLQSKLVTEEAFVRIAPAVSGVVDRPVVHNLFKALAKDQSGISLSSWLTYINEFIRVREGKRSYQIPEFPQILGERILCIGSNSKQPVLKWEGNMAWPGKLTLTDKAIYFEAVGLLGEKRAMRMDLTHQGLKVEKAKVGPLGSALFDSAVSISSVSESNSWILEFIDLGGEMRRDVWHALISEIIALHKFTHEYGPDDSDESLFHVYGAHKGKERATTSAINGIARLQALQYMRKLLDDPIKLVQFSYLRNAPHSDLVLQTLAVNYWGGPLVTGFVNTRNQPETQSSEEMSDGSNSINHVFDIDGSVYLRKWMKSPSWASSNSINFWKNTSTKGLILSKNLVVADMSLIERAAEISKQKYRVEEKTQATIDAATLQGIPSNVDLFKELFFPFTLTVRNFEKLRRWEEPPLTVAFLSLTYTIIFRNLLSYVFPMMLMILAVGMLTIRGLKEQGRLGRSFGKVTIRDQPPSNTIQKIIAVKDAMRDVENFLQQVNVALLKIRSVFLSGHPQITTEVALVLLASATALLVVPFKYILSFLLFDLFTRELEFRREMVRKFMKFLRERWNAVPAAPVSVLPYENEESRSQIYLKESNDQSKSQENNISGKSSR; this is translated from the exons ATGAATGGATTGACTGGGAAGAAGATGCAGAAAATTTTTGAAGCACTTGTCCCGGAACCTGTATGTGGTGATGCCCGTAATTTGGTTGAATACTGCTGCTTTAGATTCTTGTCAAGAGATG TATCTCGGGTTAGCACCGACACGAAGACAGAAATTTGTCAG GATCCTGCATTTCAAAGGCTGATATTCATAACCATGCTTGCTTGGGAAAATCCTTACACCAATGACCTTTCCAACAACTCAGAGAAGGCTTCCTTACAG AGTAAACTTGTCACTGAAGAAGCTTTTGTTCGTATTGCTCCTGCAGTCTCTGGTGTGGTTGATCGACCTGTAGTGCATAATCTTTTTAAGGCTCTTGCTAAAGATCAATCTGGAATTTCTTTGAGCTCATGGCTGACTTACATTAATGAATTTATCAG AGTGCGTGAAGGAAAGAGGTCATATCAGATTCCAGAGTTCCCTCAAATTTTAGGGGAGAGAATTTTATGCATTGGTTCCAACAGTAAGCAGCCTGTTCTGAAATGGGAGGGTAATATGGCATGGCCAGGCAAACTTACTCTTACTGATAAAGCAATATATTTTGAG GCAGTTGGCTTATTGGGAGAGAAGAGAGCCATGAGAATGGATCTTACACATCAAGGATTAAAGGTAGAGAAGGCAAAGGTTGGGCCTTTAGGGTCTGCACTTTTTGACTCTGCTGTTTCCATTTCTTCTGTCTCAGA GTCCAATAGCTGGATACTGGAATTCATTGACTTGGGAGGTGAAATGAGGAGAGATGTTTGGCATGCTTTGATAAGTGAAATTATAGCGTTACACAAGTTCACACATGAATATGGACCTGATGATTCTGACGAGTCATTGTTTCACGTATACGGGGCTCACAAGGGAAAGGAAAGAGCAACAACCAGTGCCATTAATGGTATAGCTAGACTCCAGGCGCTTCAATACATGAGGAAGTTGCTTGACGATCCCATCAAGCTTGTTCAGTTTTCTTATTTACGGAATGCTCCACATAGTGACCTCGTCCTTCAGACTTTAGCTGTTAACTATTGGGGAGGCCCACTGGTTACAGGATTTGTGAATACCCGCAATCAGCCAGAGACTCAATCCTCTGAAGAAATGTCTGATGGCAGCAATAGCATCAACCATGTTTTTGACATAGATGGAAGTGTCTACTTGCGGAAGTGGATGAAATCTCCATCTTGGGCATCTAGCAATTCCATTAATTTCTGGAAGAATACTTCAACCAAAGGCTTAATATTAAGTAAGAATCTTGTTGTGGCTGATATGTCGCTTATAGAAAGAGCAGCAGAAATAAGTAAACAGAAATACCGGGTTGAGGAGAAAACTCAAGCCACCATTGATGCTGCAACTCTACAAGGAATACCCAGCAATGTTGATCTCTTTAAG GAGCTATTTTTCCCCTTCACTCTAACTGTCAGAAACTTTGAAAAGCTCAGGCGCTGGGAGGAGCCACCGTTGACAGTTGCATTTCTCTCTCTTACCTATACAATCATCTTTAG AAACTTGCTGTCATATGTGTTCCCCATGATGCTGATGATTTTGGCAGTTGGAATGTTGACAATTAGGGGCCTTAAGGAGCAAGGTCGCCTTGGACGATCGTTCGGTAAAGTAACAATACGTGATCAGCCACCTTCCAATACAATACAGAAGATTATTGCTGTAAAAGATGCGATGCGTGATGTTGAAAATTTCTTACAGCaagtgaatgttgcacttctcAAAATACGTTCTGTTTTCCTCTCTGGCCATCCACAG ATAACCACTGAGGTTGCACTAGTCCTGTTAGCTTCTGCAACTGCTCTTCTTGTTGTGCCATTCAAGTACatcctttcctttcttctctttGACTTGTTCACGCGGGAGCTTGAGTTTCGGAGAGAAATGGTTAGGAAATTCATGAAGTTTTTAAGGGAGCGTTGGAATGCAGTGCCGGCTGCCCCAGTATCGGTTTTACCATATGAAAATGAAGAATCAAGATCACAGATTTACTTAAAGGAGAGCAATGACCAATCAAAATCACAAGAAAATAATATCAGTGGTAAGTCCAGTAGATAG
- the LOC107468803 gene encoding uncharacterized protein LOC107468803 isoform X2, with product MGPKLPLTYFRITPTYLVFSSRKDFHGYHKYSPRIFSEQKFPFKFSPQSLGDKLKLSDITPNSIQERLNGLLSRTQNFLNEVASPLAKPGQNRKPSHENELGFQVMEDILMVEETIERKTRYGVLSLAAVICIEQFSRMNGLTGKKMQKIFEALVPEPVCGDARNLVEYCCFRFLSRDGADIHPSLKDPAFQRLIFITMLAWENPYTNDLSNNSEKASLQSKLVTEEAFVRIAPAVSGVVDRPVVHNLFKALAKDQSGISLSSWLTYINEFIRVREGKRSYQIPEFPQILGERILCIGSNSKQPVLKWEGNMAWPGKLTLTDKAIYFEAVGLLGEKRAMRMDLTHQGLKVEKAKVGPLGSALFDSAVSISSVSESNSWILEFIDLGGEMRRDVWHALISEIIALHKFTHEYGPDDSDESLFHVYGAHKGKERATTSAINGIARLQALQYMRKLLDDPIKLVQFSYLRNAPHSDLVLQTLAVNYWGGPLVTGFVNTRNQPETQSSEEMSDGSNSINHVFDIDGSVYLRKWMKSPSWASSNSINFWKNTSTKGLILSKNLVVADMSLIERAAEISKQKYRVEEKTQATIDAATLQGIPSNVDLFKELFFPFTLTVRNFEKLRRWEEPPLTVAFLSLTYTIIFRNLLSYVFPMMLMILAVGMLTIRGLKEQGRLGRSFGKVTIRDQPPSNTIQKIIAVKDAMRDVENFLQQVNVALLKIRSVFLSGHPQITTEVALVLLASATALLVVPFKYILSFLLFDLFTRELEFRREMVRKFMKFLRERWNAVPAAPVSVLPYENEESRSQIYLKESNDQSKSQENNISGKSSR from the exons ATGGGGCCAAAGCTTCCATTGACCTACTTCAGAATAACACCCACGTATCTTGTTTTTTCATCCCGCAAAGATTTCCATGGATACCATAAGTATTCCCCAAGAATATTTTCAGAGCAGAAATTTCCCTTCAAGTTCTCGCCCCAGTCGTTGGGGGATAAACTCAAGCTCAGTGACATAACTCCCA ATTCTATACAAGAGAGGTTGAATGGATTGCTATCAAGGACCCAGAATTTCTTAAATGAAGTGGCTTCTCCCCTTGCAAAGCCTGGTCAAAATAGGAAGCCTTCTCATGAAAATGAACTCGGGTTTCAAGTAATGGAAGACATATTAATGGTAGAGGAGACAATAGAACGCAAAACGCGATATGGGGTTCTATCTCTAGCTGCTGTTATATGTATTGAGCAATTCAGCAG GATGAATGGATTGACTGGGAAGAAGATGCAGAAAATTTTTGAAGCACTTGTCCCGGAACCTGTATGTGGTGATGCCCGTAATTTGGTTGAATACTGCTGCTTTAGATTCTTGTCAAGAGATGGTGCTGATATTCATCCTTCCCTTAAG GATCCTGCATTTCAAAGGCTGATATTCATAACCATGCTTGCTTGGGAAAATCCTTACACCAATGACCTTTCCAACAACTCAGAGAAGGCTTCCTTACAG AGTAAACTTGTCACTGAAGAAGCTTTTGTTCGTATTGCTCCTGCAGTCTCTGGTGTGGTTGATCGACCTGTAGTGCATAATCTTTTTAAGGCTCTTGCTAAAGATCAATCTGGAATTTCTTTGAGCTCATGGCTGACTTACATTAATGAATTTATCAG AGTGCGTGAAGGAAAGAGGTCATATCAGATTCCAGAGTTCCCTCAAATTTTAGGGGAGAGAATTTTATGCATTGGTTCCAACAGTAAGCAGCCTGTTCTGAAATGGGAGGGTAATATGGCATGGCCAGGCAAACTTACTCTTACTGATAAAGCAATATATTTTGAG GCAGTTGGCTTATTGGGAGAGAAGAGAGCCATGAGAATGGATCTTACACATCAAGGATTAAAGGTAGAGAAGGCAAAGGTTGGGCCTTTAGGGTCTGCACTTTTTGACTCTGCTGTTTCCATTTCTTCTGTCTCAGA GTCCAATAGCTGGATACTGGAATTCATTGACTTGGGAGGTGAAATGAGGAGAGATGTTTGGCATGCTTTGATAAGTGAAATTATAGCGTTACACAAGTTCACACATGAATATGGACCTGATGATTCTGACGAGTCATTGTTTCACGTATACGGGGCTCACAAGGGAAAGGAAAGAGCAACAACCAGTGCCATTAATGGTATAGCTAGACTCCAGGCGCTTCAATACATGAGGAAGTTGCTTGACGATCCCATCAAGCTTGTTCAGTTTTCTTATTTACGGAATGCTCCACATAGTGACCTCGTCCTTCAGACTTTAGCTGTTAACTATTGGGGAGGCCCACTGGTTACAGGATTTGTGAATACCCGCAATCAGCCAGAGACTCAATCCTCTGAAGAAATGTCTGATGGCAGCAATAGCATCAACCATGTTTTTGACATAGATGGAAGTGTCTACTTGCGGAAGTGGATGAAATCTCCATCTTGGGCATCTAGCAATTCCATTAATTTCTGGAAGAATACTTCAACCAAAGGCTTAATATTAAGTAAGAATCTTGTTGTGGCTGATATGTCGCTTATAGAAAGAGCAGCAGAAATAAGTAAACAGAAATACCGGGTTGAGGAGAAAACTCAAGCCACCATTGATGCTGCAACTCTACAAGGAATACCCAGCAATGTTGATCTCTTTAAG GAGCTATTTTTCCCCTTCACTCTAACTGTCAGAAACTTTGAAAAGCTCAGGCGCTGGGAGGAGCCACCGTTGACAGTTGCATTTCTCTCTCTTACCTATACAATCATCTTTAG AAACTTGCTGTCATATGTGTTCCCCATGATGCTGATGATTTTGGCAGTTGGAATGTTGACAATTAGGGGCCTTAAGGAGCAAGGTCGCCTTGGACGATCGTTCGGTAAAGTAACAATACGTGATCAGCCACCTTCCAATACAATACAGAAGATTATTGCTGTAAAAGATGCGATGCGTGATGTTGAAAATTTCTTACAGCaagtgaatgttgcacttctcAAAATACGTTCTGTTTTCCTCTCTGGCCATCCACAG ATAACCACTGAGGTTGCACTAGTCCTGTTAGCTTCTGCAACTGCTCTTCTTGTTGTGCCATTCAAGTACatcctttcctttcttctctttGACTTGTTCACGCGGGAGCTTGAGTTTCGGAGAGAAATGGTTAGGAAATTCATGAAGTTTTTAAGGGAGCGTTGGAATGCAGTGCCGGCTGCCCCAGTATCGGTTTTACCATATGAAAATGAAGAATCAAGATCACAGATTTACTTAAAGGAGAGCAATGACCAATCAAAATCACAAGAAAATAATATCAGTGGTAAGTCCAGTAGATAG